The following proteins are co-located in the Pseudomonas sp. DY-1 genome:
- a CDS encoding alginate O-acetyltransferase gives MPRISRKWFTPSALAAALLAAAQGAHAAPEFSVQRTGPLCAAAQNPANYNTKYLSFFTTLVQGQGDWLFRTQYDLRTDFGTTPFGWSQLKRLRDALKAKGVELMVVYQPTRGLVNREKLTPEEKAHFNYELAKKNYLAAVDHFRKAGIWVTDLSPLFDEKGVGTDYYFKADHHWTPAGADRTAALVAETLNQIPGFSDIPKKDYQSKVVGLLSKAGTLHKTAAQFCGTGYATQYVDRYETEAAGDGGDSLFGDESNPKVTLVGTSNSGPAYNFAGFLQQHTGAEVLNMAVSGGGFESALMQYMSSPEFHQNPPKVLVWEFATHYDMAEASFYRQAVPMVNNGCEGRTAVLKNKVTLKPGANEVLVNGKGAPLRDLRGGDYQVDLRLSDPSIHDLKTTIWYLNGRRENFKLEQSDRIDTGGRYAFELRNDPDWADLNMLALEIHSPEQMPQDLSVEVSLCARSGKGGDNLTAKAE, from the coding sequence ATGCCCAGAATTTCCCGCAAATGGTTCACCCCTTCGGCCCTTGCAGCCGCCCTGCTGGCCGCCGCCCAAGGTGCGCACGCCGCGCCCGAGTTCAGCGTGCAGCGCACCGGGCCGCTCTGCGCCGCAGCGCAGAATCCGGCCAACTACAACACCAAGTACCTCAGCTTCTTCACCACCCTGGTTCAGGGTCAGGGCGACTGGCTGTTCCGGACCCAGTACGATCTGCGTACCGACTTCGGTACCACCCCCTTCGGTTGGAGCCAACTGAAGCGTCTGCGCGATGCGCTCAAGGCCAAGGGTGTGGAGCTGATGGTGGTCTACCAGCCCACCCGTGGCCTGGTGAACCGCGAGAAGCTCACGCCCGAAGAGAAGGCCCACTTCAACTACGAGCTGGCAAAGAAGAACTACCTGGCTGCCGTCGACCATTTCCGCAAGGCCGGCATCTGGGTCACCGACCTGTCGCCGCTCTTCGATGAGAAGGGCGTGGGCACCGACTACTACTTCAAGGCGGACCACCACTGGACGCCGGCCGGCGCCGACCGTACCGCCGCGCTTGTCGCCGAAACCCTGAACCAGATTCCCGGCTTCAGCGACATTCCGAAGAAGGACTACCAGAGCAAGGTGGTGGGCCTGCTGTCCAAGGCCGGCACCCTGCACAAGACCGCGGCCCAGTTCTGCGGCACCGGCTATGCCACCCAGTACGTCGACCGCTACGAAACCGAGGCGGCGGGCGATGGCGGCGACAGCCTGTTCGGCGACGAATCCAACCCGAAGGTGACCCTGGTGGGCACCAGTAATAGCGGTCCGGCCTACAACTTCGCCGGATTCCTGCAGCAGCACACCGGTGCCGAGGTGCTCAACATGGCGGTCAGTGGCGGCGGTTTCGAAAGCGCCCTGATGCAGTACATGAGCAGCCCGGAGTTCCATCAGAACCCGCCCAAGGTCCTGGTCTGGGAATTCGCCACCCACTACGACATGGCCGAAGCGAGTTTCTACCGCCAGGCCGTGCCCATGGTGAACAACGGCTGCGAAGGCCGGACGGCGGTGCTGAAGAACAAAGTCACGCTCAAACCTGGCGCCAACGAGGTACTGGTCAATGGCAAGGGCGCGCCACTGCGTGACCTGCGCGGAGGCGATTACCAGGTGGACCTGCGACTCAGCGATCCGTCCATTCACGACCTCAAGACCACCATCTGGTACCTCAACGGCCGACGCGAGAACTTCAAGCTGGAACAGAGCGACCGCATCGATACCGGTGGTCGCTACGCCTTCGAGCTGCGCAACGACCCCGACTGGGCCGATCTGAACATGCTCGCCCTGGAAATCCACAGCCCCGAACAAATGCCCCAGGATCTCAGCGTCGAGGTCAGCCTCTGCGCGCGTTCCGGCAAGGGCGGGGACAACCTCACGGCCAAGGCCGAGTGA
- the algG gene encoding mannuronan 5-epimerase AlgG: MKRSMGTTMLMGGVVLGALQFAAPWVQGAEPTQELKETKNYTVSTAPVEQLHMDTPKAPDLSGYTAAAVEAKIDRATRGHVAVRRMLQQDALKDFIGGDERLREWVKRQQNMPQAIFVEGGYVTPEDLAKALPESQFSETEPGVYIARLPIVVAQGASLQIGKETREFRMSQERGAFLVNDGKLFITGTQLTAWNEKNNSPAWFQKPEEFRPFLVSWGGSELYIVGSKVTSLGYDNSKSYGVSITQYTPGQAKRLKRPAPTGWLLDSEFVDHWYGFYCFEAENVVIKGNTYRDNIVYGIDPHDRSSGLVIAHNTVFGTKKKHGIIISREVDDSWIINNKSYDNKLSGIVIDRNSVNNLVAWNEVYQNHSDGITIYESSNNLLWGNKILSNQRHGIRVRNSVNIRLYENLSAANGLTGVYGHIKDLSNTDRNIKLDPFDTKVSLILVGGKLAGNGSSPLSIDSPLSVELYRVELLAPSKSTGISFAGILGEKQDEILDLMVRRKQAVLIDPVETQAELQD; this comes from the coding sequence ATGAAACGCAGCATGGGAACCACAATGCTGATGGGCGGCGTCGTGCTCGGCGCCCTGCAGTTCGCCGCACCCTGGGTACAAGGTGCGGAACCGACCCAGGAGCTCAAGGAAACCAAGAACTACACGGTTTCCACCGCGCCGGTGGAACAACTGCACATGGATACGCCGAAGGCGCCAGACCTGTCTGGCTACACCGCCGCAGCGGTGGAAGCGAAGATCGATCGCGCCACCCGCGGCCACGTAGCGGTCAGGCGCATGCTCCAGCAGGATGCGCTGAAGGACTTCATCGGCGGCGACGAGCGTCTGCGTGAGTGGGTCAAGCGCCAGCAGAACATGCCGCAGGCGATCTTCGTCGAAGGGGGCTACGTGACCCCGGAAGACCTTGCCAAGGCGCTTCCCGAGAGCCAGTTCAGCGAAACCGAGCCGGGCGTCTACATCGCCCGCCTGCCAATCGTGGTGGCCCAGGGCGCGAGCCTGCAGATCGGCAAGGAGACCCGGGAATTCCGCATGTCCCAGGAGCGCGGCGCGTTCCTGGTCAACGACGGCAAGCTGTTCATCACCGGCACCCAGCTCACCGCCTGGAACGAAAAGAACAATTCCCCGGCCTGGTTCCAGAAGCCCGAGGAGTTCCGCCCGTTCCTGGTGTCCTGGGGCGGCAGCGAGCTGTACATCGTCGGCAGCAAGGTCACAAGCCTCGGCTACGACAACTCCAAGTCCTACGGTGTCTCCATCACCCAGTACACGCCAGGCCAGGCCAAGCGCCTGAAGCGCCCTGCGCCGACCGGCTGGCTGCTGGATTCGGAGTTCGTCGACCACTGGTACGGCTTCTACTGCTTCGAAGCGGAGAACGTGGTCATCAAAGGCAATACCTACCGCGACAACATCGTCTACGGCATCGACCCGCACGACCGATCGAGCGGTCTGGTCATCGCCCACAACACCGTCTTCGGGACCAAGAAGAAGCACGGCATCATCATTTCCCGTGAGGTGGACGACAGCTGGATCATCAATAACAAGAGCTATGACAACAAGCTCTCCGGCATCGTGATCGACCGTAACTCGGTGAACAACCTTGTCGCCTGGAACGAGGTGTACCAGAACCACTCCGACGGCATCACCATCTACGAAAGCTCCAACAACCTGCTCTGGGGCAACAAGATCCTCAGCAACCAGCGCCACGGCATCCGCGTGCGCAACAGCGTGAACATCCGTCTGTACGAGAACCTCTCCGCGGCCAACGGCCTGACCGGCGTGTATGGCCACATCAAGGACCTCTCCAACACCGACCGCAACATCAAGCTCGACCCCTTCGACACCAAGGTCTCGCTGATCCTGGTCGGCGGCAAGCTCGCAGGCAACGGCTCCAGCCCACTATCCATCGACTCGCCCTTGTCGGTCGAGTTGTACCGCGTCGAGCTGCTCGCGCCGAGCAAATCCACCGGTATCAGCTTCGCCGGCATCCTCGGCGAAAAGCAGGACGAAATCCTCGACCTGATGGTGCGCCGCAAACAAGCGGTGCTGATCGACCCCGTCGAAACCCAGGCCGAACTCCAGGATTGA
- a CDS encoding mannuronate-specific alginate lyase, whose product MTTRPWLIAPLLAGILLAGQGHAADLVPPRGYYAPVDIDAKSAGTCKAPPTPYTAKLEFRSKYEGSDKARATLNPNAEKAFREKTADITEMERGISKMVMEYMRKGQRTQLECSLQWLGSWAQANALLSPQYNHTGKSMRKWALGSMASAYLHLKFSESQPLAPYRAQTRMIESWFSRLADQVVHDWSDLPLKKINNHSYWAAWSVMATAVATNRQDLFDWSVQQFRVAAGQVDQDGFLPNELKRRQRALAYHNYSLPPLAMIAAFAQANGVDLREANDGALRRLGENVIAGVDDQEAFDEKTGNDQDMSELKKHAKFAWLEPWCSLYQCSAATLERKEEMGPYKTFRLGGDVTQVFHPKKEGGS is encoded by the coding sequence ATGACTACCAGACCCTGGCTGATCGCTCCGCTGCTCGCGGGGATCCTGCTCGCCGGGCAAGGCCACGCCGCAGACCTGGTGCCGCCCAGGGGCTACTACGCCCCTGTGGATATCGACGCCAAGTCCGCCGGCACCTGCAAGGCGCCACCCACGCCCTATACCGCGAAGCTGGAGTTCCGCAGCAAGTACGAAGGCTCCGACAAGGCCCGCGCGACGCTCAACCCGAACGCGGAAAAGGCCTTCCGCGAGAAGACCGCTGACATCACAGAGATGGAGCGTGGCATCAGCAAGATGGTCATGGAGTACATGCGCAAGGGCCAACGCACCCAGCTCGAATGTTCCCTGCAGTGGCTGGGCAGCTGGGCCCAGGCGAATGCGCTGCTGAGCCCCCAGTACAACCACACCGGCAAGTCGATGCGCAAATGGGCGCTGGGCAGCATGGCCTCGGCCTACCTGCACCTGAAGTTCTCCGAGTCGCAGCCCCTGGCGCCCTACCGCGCCCAGACCCGGATGATCGAGTCCTGGTTCTCGCGCCTTGCCGACCAGGTCGTCCACGACTGGAGCGACCTGCCGCTGAAGAAGATCAACAACCACTCCTACTGGGCCGCCTGGTCGGTGATGGCCACCGCCGTGGCGACCAATCGCCAGGACCTCTTCGACTGGTCGGTGCAGCAGTTCCGCGTCGCCGCCGGCCAGGTCGACCAGGACGGCTTCCTGCCCAACGAACTCAAGCGCCGCCAGCGCGCGCTCGCCTACCACAACTACAGCCTGCCACCGCTGGCGATGATCGCGGCCTTCGCCCAGGCCAACGGCGTGGACCTGCGCGAAGCGAACGACGGCGCCCTGCGCCGCCTCGGCGAGAACGTGATCGCCGGCGTGGATGACCAGGAAGCCTTCGATGAGAAGACCGGCAACGACCAGGACATGAGCGAGCTGAAGAAACACGCCAAGTTTGCCTGGCTGGAGCCCTGGTGCTCGCTCTACCAATGCTCGGCCGCGACCCTCGAACGCAAAGAGGAGATGGGGCCCTACAAGACCTTCCGCCTCGGCGGGGATGTGACCCAGGTGTTCCATCCGAAGAAGGAGGGTGGGAGCTAA